From Oceanipulchritudo coccoides, the proteins below share one genomic window:
- the ilvB gene encoding biosynthetic-type acetolactate synthase large subunit: MKKTSEKSPKKKSSTKAAKPMAAVRGADLFVQCLEREGVDVIFAYPGGASMEIHQGLTRSGKIRTILPRHEQGCGFMAHGYARTTGKAGVCMATSGPGATNLVTCVADAQMDSIPLIAITGQVHQSFIGKNAFQETDVFGMTLPIVKHSYLVLNIKDIPRVVKEAFYIAQTGRPGPVVIDIAKDVQQAYIEGEELKEALEAEMAIPGYSHSPKATDEELNAILDACAEAKRPVIYTGGGIVSGNAEEELKEFAEITGFPMTSTLMGLGGFDENHPQSLRWFGMHGGVAGNWAVCESSLLLALGARFDDRITGAIAKFAPEAKVAHIDIDKSEHHKNKIVDFPVHSEIKYALKRLCELAKKRKFKKPDIKDWTKKVNGWKEEFPFQFEESPHIIPQLAIQTLYEETEGEAIISTGVGQHQMWAAQFYKFHKTRSYISSLGLGTMGFGLPAALGAKVACPDRTVVDIDGDGSFMMNVQELATAIMEKIPVKIMLMNNQHLGMVVQWEDILYEGTRGQTVLGHPDNIGGPENLDALYPDWPAICKGFGVKSRRVVKKKDLRAAIREMIDHDGPFLLDVVVPYTEHVMPFIPAGASAKDILIRTNR; encoded by the coding sequence ATGAAAAAAACATCCGAAAAGAGCCCTAAGAAGAAATCCTCCACCAAGGCCGCCAAACCGATGGCGGCAGTCCGTGGAGCCGACCTGTTTGTCCAGTGTCTCGAGCGCGAGGGTGTGGATGTCATTTTCGCCTATCCCGGTGGAGCCTCCATGGAAATCCATCAGGGGCTGACCCGCTCCGGCAAGATTCGCACAATTCTCCCCCGCCACGAGCAGGGTTGTGGCTTCATGGCGCACGGATACGCCCGCACGACCGGCAAGGCCGGCGTCTGCATGGCGACCAGTGGCCCAGGGGCGACCAACCTTGTTACCTGTGTGGCCGATGCCCAGATGGATTCGATCCCGCTGATCGCGATCACAGGCCAGGTGCATCAGAGCTTTATCGGAAAGAACGCATTCCAGGAGACGGATGTCTTCGGCATGACCCTTCCGATCGTCAAGCACTCCTATCTCGTCCTGAATATCAAAGACATCCCACGGGTTGTGAAAGAGGCCTTCTATATTGCCCAGACCGGGCGACCGGGACCCGTGGTCATCGATATTGCCAAGGATGTCCAGCAGGCATACATCGAAGGTGAAGAGCTCAAGGAAGCCCTTGAAGCGGAAATGGCCATCCCCGGCTACTCGCACAGCCCCAAGGCCACTGATGAGGAACTGAACGCAATTCTCGACGCCTGTGCCGAGGCCAAGCGTCCGGTCATCTACACTGGGGGCGGTATCGTCAGCGGTAACGCCGAGGAGGAATTGAAGGAATTTGCTGAGATCACCGGTTTTCCGATGACTTCCACCCTGATGGGACTCGGCGGCTTCGATGAAAACCATCCCCAGAGCCTGCGCTGGTTTGGCATGCATGGCGGCGTGGCCGGTAACTGGGCGGTTTGCGAAAGCTCACTTTTGCTCGCCCTCGGGGCGCGTTTTGATGACCGGATCACTGGTGCCATTGCCAAGTTTGCCCCGGAAGCAAAGGTCGCGCACATCGATATCGACAAGTCCGAACACCATAAGAACAAGATTGTCGATTTCCCGGTCCATAGCGAAATCAAGTATGCCCTCAAGCGGCTTTGTGAACTCGCCAAGAAGCGCAAATTCAAGAAGCCGGACATCAAGGATTGGACAAAGAAGGTCAACGGCTGGAAAGAGGAATTTCCCTTCCAGTTCGAGGAGTCGCCGCACATCATTCCGCAGTTGGCCATCCAGACCCTGTACGAGGAAACCGAAGGCGAGGCCATTATTTCCACCGGCGTCGGTCAGCACCAGATGTGGGCCGCCCAGTTCTACAAGTTCCACAAGACCCGGAGCTATATTTCCTCCCTCGGTCTCGGGACAATGGGATTTGGCCTCCCGGCAGCACTCGGTGCCAAGGTCGCCTGCCCGGATCGGACGGTTGTTGATATTGATGGCGACGGCTCCTTCATGATGAATGTCCAGGAGCTGGCCACCGCCATCATGGAAAAGATCCCGGTCAAGATCATGCTCATGAACAACCAGCACCTTGGCATGGTGGTTCAGTGGGAAGATATCCTTTACGAGGGTACCCGTGGACAGACTGTCCTCGGTCACCCGGATAACATCGGTGGACCCGAAAATCTCGACGCCCTCTATCCGGATTGGCCAGCCATCTGCAAGGGCTTCGGTGTCAAGTCACGCCGCGTGGTCAAGAAGAAGGACCTCCGTGCCGCCATCCGTGAGATGATCGACCACGACGGGCCATTCCTTCTCGATGTCGTCGTCCCTTACACTGAGCACGTCATGCCCTTCATCCCGGCTGGGGCGTCCGCGAAGGATATCCTCATCCGGACCAACCGGTAA
- a CDS encoding TIGR00282 family metallophosphoesterase, which produces MARILFLGDIVGRAGRTAVQTHLAEIREAEQLDLVVVNGENAAGGSGITVTIAEELHAAGVDGITLGDHCWDQRGFDKEIGSIPYMSRPFNLLGGSPGADHLILETDGFRLGVVTVLGTQMMKISADAGFPRILPRLEELRKQCDAVLVEMHAETTSEKMAMGWYLDGRVAAVIGTHTHIPTADARILPRGTGYLTDAGMSGPYDSILGRDIAPILGRFLDGLPRKFTVAEANVQLCGVIFEAEKGKRGCQSFTPYKFVVPQGG; this is translated from the coding sequence ATGGCTCGAATTTTATTTCTTGGCGACATTGTCGGCCGCGCCGGCCGGACCGCTGTCCAAACCCACCTTGCGGAGATCCGTGAGGCGGAGCAGCTCGACCTCGTTGTCGTTAACGGGGAGAACGCTGCCGGCGGCTCAGGAATCACTGTGACCATCGCTGAAGAGCTGCATGCCGCAGGAGTCGACGGTATCACTTTGGGCGACCATTGCTGGGACCAGCGCGGGTTTGACAAGGAGATTGGCTCAATTCCCTACATGTCGCGGCCCTTCAACCTGCTCGGGGGAAGCCCGGGCGCAGACCACCTTATTCTTGAGACAGACGGGTTCCGGCTCGGGGTCGTCACGGTTCTTGGCACCCAGATGATGAAAATCAGCGCGGATGCCGGTTTCCCCCGGATACTTCCGCGCCTTGAGGAGTTGCGCAAGCAGTGCGATGCCGTCCTCGTGGAGATGCATGCTGAGACGACCTCTGAAAAAATGGCGATGGGCTGGTATCTTGACGGGCGTGTAGCTGCGGTCATCGGGACCCATACACACATTCCAACGGCCGATGCGCGAATCCTGCCGAGAGGGACCGGTTACCTTACGGATGCGGGCATGTCGGGTCCGTACGATAGCATTCTCGGCCGGGATATTGCCCCGATTCTCGGGCGTTTCCTCGATGGTTTGCCGCGCAAGTTCACGGTCGCGGAAGCCAATGTACAGCTCTGTGGCGTGATTTTTGAGGCGGAAAAGGGTAAGCGCGGTTGCCAGAGCTTCACCCCGTACAAGTTTGTCGTGCCTCAGGGTGGTTAA
- the rpe gene encoding ribulose-phosphate 3-epimerase has protein sequence MSANDSPLPFRLAPSILAADHSSLKNGLEIVESLPIEWLHLDIMDGHFVPNLSFGPQTVADLRKRNSSLFFDTHLMLDNPDKHVDAFIDAGADLISIHVEPDYDVAQTLDRIKSAGRSCGVVLNPATPAEAALPFIKDVDLILVMTVWPGFGGQSFIEDTLPKLNLLHSWRMERGLAYRLEVDGGINLETAALCRDQGVDTFVAGTAFFKAPDRAAFLKAIEGAG, from the coding sequence ATGAGTGCAAACGACAGTCCGCTCCCCTTCCGTCTGGCACCGTCCATTCTCGCGGCTGATCATTCATCCCTCAAGAACGGACTGGAAATTGTCGAAAGCCTTCCCATCGAATGGCTTCATCTGGATATCATGGACGGCCATTTTGTCCCGAACCTGAGCTTTGGGCCTCAAACCGTGGCTGACCTGCGCAAGCGTAACAGTAGTCTATTTTTCGATACACACTTGATGCTTGATAATCCGGACAAGCATGTGGATGCGTTCATCGATGCCGGGGCGGACTTGATTTCCATACATGTGGAACCGGACTACGATGTCGCCCAGACCCTCGACCGGATCAAGTCAGCCGGACGCTCCTGCGGAGTCGTCCTCAATCCAGCCACGCCGGCCGAAGCCGCCCTCCCCTTCATCAAGGATGTGGACTTGATTCTGGTCATGACCGTTTGGCCCGGATTTGGCGGACAAAGCTTTATCGAGGACACCCTTCCAAAATTGAATTTGCTTCATTCGTGGAGAATGGAACGAGGGCTTGCCTACCGGCTTGAAGTCGACGGTGGCATTAACCTTGAAACGGCAGCGCTCTGCCGCGATCAGGGCGTTGATACTTTTGTTGCCGGGACAGCCTTCTTCAAGGCGCCCGATCGCGCGGCCTTCCTCAAGGCAATCGAGGGCGCCGGCTGA
- a CDS encoding LPS assembly lipoprotein LptE — protein sequence MLVLLAAGCSSYAPVRPVETRTIALAPVLNESEVPQIIAPLSRNLREALNHSAAWQLVEPEEAEVLLRLTVLQLDRNAISRDPDDTGRPLSYYEELMVSILWESDLPPPWGVQPVSMVSASTVLYSQPSLTAAEAAAIGELAEEISRKIISRINWPAGSGQ from the coding sequence GTGCTGGTTCTCCTTGCTGCGGGGTGCAGCAGCTATGCGCCGGTCCGTCCAGTTGAAACGCGTACCATCGCGCTGGCTCCGGTCCTGAATGAATCAGAAGTGCCGCAAATCATTGCGCCCCTCTCCCGAAACCTGCGCGAAGCATTGAACCACTCAGCTGCCTGGCAACTTGTCGAACCGGAAGAAGCGGAAGTCCTGCTACGGCTCACGGTCCTCCAGCTTGACCGGAATGCCATTTCACGGGATCCGGATGACACCGGGCGACCGCTTTCCTATTACGAGGAATTAATGGTCTCCATTCTCTGGGAAAGCGACCTCCCTCCACCATGGGGCGTCCAGCCCGTTAGCATGGTCTCGGCCAGTACGGTCCTTTATTCTCAACCCAGCCTGACGGCTGCGGAGGCTGCCGCTATCGGCGAGCTGGCAGAGGAGATTTCCCGTAAAATCATCTCGAGGATCAATTGGCCAGCAGGCTCCGGGCAGTAA
- a CDS encoding tetratricopeptide repeat protein — MIRTVFTFICLVTAFSTAHGFLWFGEDPIDTSPVLQTEKARPIYEKALTAQREGKTGRALRAYKKVYRNYPAADFAAQSLYNSGIIYFEKKKWKKAFGMFQTILIYHPDFPQFNELIDYQFRIALATAEGESIRLLYVIPYRALNRAVGYFEIVISNAPYSEYAPLALINVALIHQYKGQTAEAIDALDRLINNYPSSLLADDAYLSLAETFATLVQGPDYDQGATREAISYFEDFLILFSNNQDVARAEKGLADMEDVYARSKLVIGEYYFKYRRWFQAAEIFFNEAITIAPESAAAESARAYISRIQAIRANRPMTKQEEASPERQKEKSFIRRWLDRIIPG, encoded by the coding sequence ATGATCCGGACCGTTTTCACTTTCATCTGCCTGGTCACGGCATTCTCAACCGCGCACGGGTTTCTTTGGTTTGGCGAAGACCCGATTGACACCAGTCCCGTGCTGCAGACTGAGAAGGCCCGACCGATTTACGAAAAGGCCCTCACTGCCCAGCGCGAGGGCAAAACAGGCCGGGCCCTCAGAGCCTACAAGAAAGTTTACAGGAACTATCCGGCTGCTGATTTTGCTGCACAGTCACTTTACAATTCAGGCATCATCTACTTTGAGAAGAAAAAGTGGAAAAAGGCCTTTGGAATGTTTCAAACCATTCTCATTTACCATCCGGACTTCCCCCAATTCAATGAGCTCATAGACTACCAGTTCCGGATCGCATTGGCCACCGCGGAAGGCGAAAGCATCCGCTTGCTTTATGTCATTCCTTACAGGGCCCTCAACCGGGCAGTGGGCTATTTTGAAATTGTCATTTCCAATGCCCCATACTCCGAATACGCCCCGTTGGCCCTGATCAATGTCGCGCTGATCCACCAGTACAAGGGGCAGACTGCCGAGGCAATTGACGCCCTCGACCGGTTGATCAACAATTACCCGTCCAGCCTGCTGGCCGACGATGCCTACCTCTCCCTTGCGGAAACGTTTGCCACGCTAGTCCAAGGACCCGATTACGATCAGGGTGCCACACGGGAAGCTATTTCCTACTTCGAGGATTTCCTCATTCTCTTCTCAAATAACCAGGATGTTGCCCGCGCCGAGAAGGGGCTCGCCGACATGGAAGATGTCTACGCCAGAAGCAAGCTGGTCATCGGCGAATATTATTTCAAATACCGTCGCTGGTTCCAGGCCGCGGAGATCTTCTTCAATGAAGCGATCACCATCGCGCCTGAATCCGCTGCAGCAGAATCTGCCCGTGCATACATCAGCCGTATTCAGGCGATTCGGGCCAACCGGCCCATGACCAAGCAGGAGGAAGCTTCTCCTGAACGCCAGAAAGAGAAGTCGTTCATTCGTCGCTGGCTAGACCGGATAATCCCAGGATGA
- a CDS encoding beta-ketoacyl-ACP synthase III, with product MTQLSGNSVIISGTGSYAPPRILSNDDLSKVVDTSDEWIRTRTGIRERRIASDDETTSDMAAHAAREAIKNAGLEVDDIGLIVVGTVTPDMPFPNTACFVQHKLGLGKVPAFDLEAACSGFIYSMDVARSLMLVKGTKHALVIGAEKLSSITNWEDRTTCVLFGDGAGAVVLSLVDKPNVGVLDALLGADGRETGILCVPGGGSASPYTVETIERSLHTIQMQGNQVFKIAVRVMCQSALDILEKSGLTAEDVSLVVPHQANNRIIEALSQRLNIGIDRFKVNLDRYGNTSAASIPIALDEAYRNGRIKSGDNILMVAFGGGLTWAACLVRWQ from the coding sequence ATGACTCAACTTTCAGGGAACTCAGTAATCATCTCCGGCACTGGCTCATACGCCCCGCCAAGAATCCTTTCCAACGACGACCTTTCAAAGGTTGTGGACACTTCGGACGAGTGGATTCGGACGAGAACAGGAATTCGTGAACGCCGCATTGCTTCCGACGATGAAACAACTTCCGACATGGCCGCACATGCAGCCCGGGAAGCGATCAAAAACGCCGGCTTGGAGGTGGACGACATCGGGCTGATTGTCGTTGGTACGGTCACTCCGGATATGCCCTTCCCGAACACCGCCTGTTTTGTGCAGCACAAACTGGGACTGGGAAAAGTTCCGGCCTTCGATCTTGAGGCCGCCTGCTCCGGATTTATCTATTCCATGGATGTGGCGCGCAGCCTCATGCTGGTCAAGGGAACCAAGCATGCCCTGGTCATCGGGGCGGAAAAACTTTCGAGCATCACAAACTGGGAAGACCGCACGACATGTGTGCTCTTCGGGGATGGTGCTGGTGCCGTGGTACTGAGCCTCGTGGACAAACCTAATGTCGGGGTTCTTGATGCCTTGCTGGGGGCAGATGGACGCGAAACCGGCATTCTCTGTGTTCCGGGCGGCGGAAGTGCCAGTCCATACACTGTCGAGACCATTGAGCGCTCCCTCCACACAATCCAGATGCAGGGCAACCAGGTTTTCAAAATCGCCGTGCGGGTCATGTGCCAAAGCGCACTCGATATCCTGGAAAAGAGCGGGCTGACTGCGGAAGATGTCTCCCTTGTCGTACCGCACCAAGCCAATAACCGCATTATTGAAGCGCTGTCACAACGTCTCAACATCGGCATCGACCGCTTCAAGGTGAACCTTGACCGCTATGGCAATACCTCCGCGGCCTCAATCCCAATTGCCCTCGATGAAGCTTATCGCAACGGGCGTATCAAATCCGGAGACAATATCCTGATGGTCGCCTTCGGCGGGGGGCTCACTTGGGCTGCCTGTCTGGTTCGCTGGCAATAA
- the plsX gene encoding phosphate acyltransferase PlsX: protein MEEKNSTKAIAVDAMGSDMGPAEVVAGVAMAIEKGWAPGNIVVVGKEEVLEGVLEEQGLSSHPRIELFAASEVIAMQDKPIQSLRSKKDASLVRAVELVKLGTCGAAVSCGNTGSLMACATLKLRPVEGVSKPALASVWPSLENRFVVLDVGANPQCRPENLLHYAILGHQYAQDALDISKPRIGLLSIGTEEGKGTDLTDQAHNLLKGLGDQINYIGLIEGFQLFNNEVDVVVTDGFTGNVILKTCESLWKMLKGLVTEEVRKSPIRMAGALLMKGGLKAAKNRLDPKKHGGAPLLGLRGTVLKAHGSSDREAIANAIRIAGTAIEHDLGAHTLAAISNANETLKDQLASGN from the coding sequence ATGGAAGAGAAGAATTCAACCAAGGCAATTGCCGTTGATGCAATGGGCTCGGACATGGGACCGGCTGAAGTCGTGGCCGGTGTGGCTATGGCTATTGAAAAGGGCTGGGCCCCCGGGAACATCGTTGTCGTCGGCAAGGAGGAAGTCCTCGAAGGCGTCTTGGAAGAACAAGGGCTGTCCTCCCATCCGCGGATCGAACTTTTCGCCGCCTCGGAAGTCATTGCAATGCAGGACAAGCCGATCCAGAGCCTGCGCTCAAAAAAGGATGCTTCCCTGGTCCGTGCGGTGGAGCTGGTCAAGCTCGGCACCTGTGGAGCGGCCGTCAGCTGTGGCAACACGGGAAGCCTCATGGCCTGTGCCACCCTGAAGCTACGGCCGGTCGAAGGGGTCTCCAAGCCGGCCCTGGCCTCTGTCTGGCCCAGTCTGGAAAACCGCTTTGTTGTGCTTGATGTCGGAGCTAATCCACAATGCCGTCCGGAAAACCTCCTCCATTATGCGATTCTCGGACACCAGTACGCACAGGATGCACTCGATATTTCCAAACCCCGCATCGGGCTCCTTTCCATCGGCACCGAAGAGGGCAAAGGAACGGATCTGACCGATCAAGCCCACAACCTGCTCAAGGGCCTGGGAGATCAGATCAATTATATCGGACTGATCGAAGGGTTTCAGTTGTTCAACAACGAGGTGGATGTCGTGGTAACCGATGGTTTCACCGGCAATGTGATCCTCAAGACTTGCGAATCCCTATGGAAAATGCTCAAGGGCTTGGTCACGGAAGAAGTGCGTAAAAGCCCGATCCGCATGGCCGGGGCGCTGCTGATGAAAGGCGGCCTCAAAGCAGCCAAGAACCGACTGGATCCCAAGAAACACGGAGGAGCCCCGCTTCTCGGTCTTCGGGGCACGGTTCTCAAGGCACACGGCTCCAGCGACCGGGAGGCCATCGCCAATGCCATTCGAATTGCTGGCACAGCCATCGAGCACGACCTTGGAGCCCATACCTTGGCCGCTATTTCCAATGCGAATGAGACCCTGAAGGATCAGCTCGCAAGCGGGAATTGA
- the rpmF gene encoding 50S ribosomal protein L32, with product MGQPKRKQSKQRSRKRRGANQFSAPQLAKDPTDGTAFRPHHVNPANGMYRGRQVVDVEV from the coding sequence ATGGGACAGCCAAAACGCAAACAATCCAAGCAACGTTCACGCAAGCGCCGTGGAGCCAACCAGTTCTCGGCTCCCCAGCTGGCCAAGGACCCGACTGACGGGACTGCCTTCCGCCCGCACCATGTAAATCCTGCAAATGGCATGTACCGCGGACGCCAAGTTGTTGATGTTGAGGTATAA
- the aroC gene encoding chorismate synthase — protein MGSSFGTLFRISTWGESHGGSVGVVIDGCPPGLPLSAEDIQAELDRRKPGQSDITTPRKEPDSVEILSGVHDGKTLGTPIAMNVRNKDHRPSAYSEMKTAYRPSHADFTYDQKYGRRMAEGGGRSSARETIGRVAAGAVASKILKLGGGVQIVAYVESIEDIQMPASEGPIQREQVEATPVRCPDLATAERMISRIKEVRSEGDSIGGLVTCEVYGLPTGLGEPVFDRLEADLAKAMLSLPATKGFEVGSGFAGTRLKGSEHNDIFEAREGEIRTRTNNAGGVLGGISNGETLRFRVAFKPTATIIQEQDTVTQAGEPTKLMGKGRHDPCVLPRAVPIVEAMTALVLMDHWMRDHAQNHLFDFNPESSNS, from the coding sequence ATGGGAAGCAGCTTCGGCACTCTTTTTCGGATCTCCACATGGGGTGAAAGCCATGGCGGCAGTGTGGGCGTTGTCATCGACGGATGCCCGCCCGGCCTGCCTCTAAGTGCAGAGGATATTCAGGCTGAGCTGGACAGGCGGAAGCCCGGACAGAGCGATATCACAACGCCCCGAAAGGAGCCTGACTCAGTGGAGATCTTGTCCGGTGTACACGACGGAAAAACCCTCGGGACACCCATCGCCATGAATGTCAGGAACAAGGACCACCGTCCATCCGCCTACAGTGAAATGAAGACGGCATACCGTCCGTCCCACGCTGATTTTACCTACGATCAGAAATACGGCCGGCGGATGGCGGAAGGCGGCGGACGGTCCTCCGCCCGGGAAACAATCGGCCGGGTGGCAGCCGGGGCCGTTGCCTCGAAAATCCTCAAACTCGGTGGAGGGGTTCAGATTGTAGCTTATGTGGAATCGATTGAAGATATCCAGATGCCCGCCAGCGAGGGACCAATCCAGCGGGAACAGGTCGAGGCCACACCGGTACGCTGCCCCGATCTGGCAACGGCAGAGCGCATGATCAGCAGGATCAAGGAGGTCCGTTCCGAAGGCGACAGCATCGGCGGCCTCGTCACTTGTGAAGTTTACGGGTTGCCCACCGGGCTCGGCGAGCCGGTCTTTGATCGTCTGGAAGCTGACCTTGCCAAAGCGATGCTCTCCCTGCCAGCGACAAAGGGCTTTGAGGTGGGTAGCGGCTTTGCCGGAACCCGGCTCAAGGGAAGCGAACACAATGACATTTTCGAGGCAAGGGAAGGGGAAATTCGCACCCGTACAAATAATGCCGGGGGTGTCCTTGGGGGCATCTCCAACGGCGAAACCTTGCGCTTCCGGGTCGCTTTCAAGCCGACAGCCACGATCATCCAGGAACAGGACACCGTCACCCAGGCGGGCGAACCGACCAAACTAATGGGTAAGGGGCGGCACGATCCATGTGTCCTGCCACGTGCGGTGCCGATTGTGGAGGCCATGACAGCGCTGGTCCTGATGGATCACTGGATGCGCGACCACGCCCAGAATCATCTTTTTGACTTCAATCCGGAATCCAGCAATTCATGA
- a CDS encoding intermembrane phospholipid transport protein YdbH family protein, whose translation MRALWNTPPRWLVLLSLPIVLLAVIALVLYFLAPGLLERHIKVLLSEEGIEVEQLEVKQVGLTSSRFGSGTLRLHGQSFGWESVHAGYRPAGLLDGQIDHVTVGKPSLRLRIPDLFTTASLPEQTSAPDYSLEEVPSQQEEAALEEHYTQPTDGIQGPEKSPADPGQSVMAMPLQSPPDSLDLGKVFADLPVASGLLEHGLINIEWRDVSLLQAAWEGQFTNDPEQFSGELRIDSDMLSSAFTLTSHNPSSSLRLLGDMNMKPGPLMKLFHRLGPEFGFEPALANSFSIQHPIRGEILFESNRGALPRMSARMSTESIDWQPPLEGYPPLTILDTLLLATSQAGLVNLEGAGRFANYACRDFSVEPFGWQYSGNLSELTLRAEPIGIKRKSTLWLEDLTAMYSMPDQSFGSAFTWYNGAGTHMGDVLFNGRSNGAGDLSARIRLAYPDDQVFLTSGVDQSAAGATLTIDGELPHQWLNALGDWWWGRRIMFSGTNPSIHAKLDRTGYLLKGDVRMEMDSLNVVLSNGAILNDIVGSSQFRLNGLPSSDGPQSFRVKSLASGNIRIRNLLLEWSLPTMRNFRLIRSSGNIGSGLVNLDPFTCDPFDPAIKTSLRFEEIPAQELLDWIGEKRFSLQGTVSGHIPLQWIEGVLYVGAANLRMDSTTTENRFLFTDSQFLKQQFAVINGVPAELKEPFLATLLSDGIRIRDMGLDLAPDLANGEVVLRLRVSGETRSESMEVPIESLIINNVISDEDLGHVLGFLGPVRFLANP comes from the coding sequence TTGCGAGCGCTCTGGAATACTCCTCCTCGTTGGCTGGTTCTTCTCAGCCTTCCAATCGTCCTGCTGGCAGTTATTGCCCTGGTTTTGTATTTTCTGGCCCCCGGACTGCTTGAGCGACACATAAAAGTCCTTCTCTCCGAAGAGGGGATCGAGGTTGAGCAGCTTGAGGTCAAACAAGTCGGCCTGACCAGTAGCCGGTTTGGCTCCGGGACATTGCGGTTGCACGGCCAGTCCTTCGGTTGGGAATCAGTCCACGCGGGCTACCGGCCCGCCGGCCTTCTGGATGGACAGATTGACCATGTCACGGTCGGCAAGCCATCCCTCCGCTTGCGAATTCCAGACCTTTTCACAACGGCGAGTCTCCCCGAGCAGACAAGCGCGCCGGACTATTCCCTTGAAGAGGTGCCCTCCCAACAGGAGGAAGCAGCCTTGGAAGAGCATTACACGCAGCCAACTGACGGAATTCAAGGCCCTGAAAAAAGTCCGGCAGATCCTGGTCAATCTGTCATGGCAATGCCGCTACAATCCCCGCCTGATTCATTGGATTTGGGAAAAGTGTTTGCCGACTTGCCGGTTGCCAGCGGGTTGCTTGAGCATGGATTGATTAATATTGAGTGGCGTGATGTATCCCTGCTACAGGCGGCTTGGGAGGGGCAATTCACAAACGATCCTGAGCAGTTTTCAGGTGAGTTGCGAATTGATTCCGACATGCTTTCCTCTGCCTTCACCCTGACGAGCCATAATCCTTCATCAAGCCTGCGCCTTTTGGGTGACATGAACATGAAGCCGGGTCCACTGATGAAGCTGTTCCATCGGCTTGGCCCGGAATTCGGGTTTGAACCAGCACTTGCCAACAGTTTTTCCATACAGCACCCCATCAGAGGGGAAATACTTTTTGAATCAAACCGGGGAGCCCTTCCCCGGATGAGTGCGCGTATGTCGACAGAGTCCATCGATTGGCAGCCGCCTCTTGAAGGGTATCCGCCCTTGACCATTTTGGACACGCTTCTTTTGGCAACCTCCCAAGCGGGGTTAGTCAATCTTGAGGGAGCCGGAAGGTTTGCCAATTATGCCTGCAGGGACTTTTCGGTGGAGCCATTTGGGTGGCAGTATTCAGGCAATCTCTCCGAGCTGACTCTGCGTGCTGAGCCCATTGGGATAAAGCGGAAATCCACGCTTTGGTTGGAAGACCTTACGGCGATGTATTCCATGCCCGATCAATCATTTGGTTCGGCCTTCACCTGGTATAACGGGGCGGGCACGCACATGGGCGATGTCCTTTTTAATGGCCGGTCCAATGGCGCCGGAGACTTGTCTGCCAGGATCCGTCTGGCTTATCCAGATGATCAAGTATTTCTCACAAGTGGGGTCGACCAGTCGGCGGCAGGCGCGACCCTGACCATTGACGGTGAATTGCCCCATCAATGGCTGAACGCTCTTGGTGATTGGTGGTGGGGCAGGCGCATCATGTTTTCCGGGACGAACCCTTCAATCCATGCAAAGCTTGATCGAACCGGCTATCTACTGAAGGGCGATGTCCGCATGGAGATGGACTCGCTCAATGTGGTCCTTTCAAATGGAGCCATCCTGAATGATATCGTTGGATCGTCCCAGTTCAGGCTAAACGGGCTTCCCTCATCGGACGGACCACAAAGTTTCCGGGTCAAGTCACTTGCCAGTGGAAACATCCGCATCCGTAACCTGCTCCTCGAGTGGTCCCTCCCAACCATGCGGAATTTCCGGCTCATCCGGTCCTCGGGAAATATCGGGAGCGGCTTGGTGAATCTGGATCCGTTTACTTGCGATCCATTCGATCCCGCAATCAAGACATCCCTACGCTTTGAGGAAATACCGGCCCAGGAGCTACTCGACTGGATCGGGGAGAAGCGCTTTTCCCTGCAGGGAACGGTTTCCGGTCACATCCCGCTTCAGTGGATTGAGGGTGTCCTCTATGTGGGCGCAGCCAACTTGCGTATGGATTCCACCACTACAGAGAACCGTTTCCTATTTACCGACAGCCAGTTCCTTAAGCAGCAATTTGCCGTCATCAACGGCGTGCCGGCCGAATTGAAGGAACCCTTTCTGGCAACACTGCTTTCCGATGGCATCCGCATCCGTGACATGGGATTGGACCTTGCCCCGGACCTGGCGAATGGGGAGGTTGTCCTGCGGTTACGCGTCAGCGGTGAAACCCGCAGCGAGAGCATGGAAGTCCCGATTGAAAGCCTTATCATTAATAACGTTATCTCGGACGAGGATCTTGGGCATGTTCTCGGGTTTCTCGGCCCGGTTAGATTTCTCGCCAATCCCTGA